Proteins co-encoded in one Kocuria flava genomic window:
- a CDS encoding DNA gyrase/topoisomerase IV subunit B has protein sequence MTPSRSEYNARHLSVLEGLEAVRKRPGMYIGSTDSRGLMHCLWEIIDNSVDEALAGYGQEITVVLHADGAVEVHDDGRGIPIDVEPRTGLPGVEVVFTKLHAGGKFGGGSYSASGGLHGVGASVVNALSARLDVQVDRGGKTYQMSFRHGEPGRFLDKGRPSPHAEFAPFTEGSELDVVGRAKRGVTGTRIRYWADEQIFTADARFSYEDLARRARQTSFLIPGLRITVRDQRGLPGTPGEFGVHEEVFQHDGGIAEFVDHLAVDSPVTDVWRLHGEGRFKETVPVLDDTGRSRLTEVERTCEVDLAVRWGIGYDTTVRSFVNIIATPKGGTHQAGFEAALLKTFRKQVEANARRLKAGTDKVEKDDVLAGLTAVLTVRLAEPQFEGQTKEVLGTPAVRQIVARVVEKELTARLTATSRHGKQQAGALLEKVVAEMKSRISARVHKETQRRKNALETSSMPAKLVECRSTDVERSELFIVEGDSALGTARLARSSNHQALLPIRGKILNVQKASITDMLANTECAALIQVIGAGSGRTFDLSAARYGKVIMMTDADVDGAHIRTLLLTLFYRYMRPLVEAGRVYAAVPPLHRVEVVNPGGKANEMVYTYSERELDGLLARLEREGRRYREPIQRYKGLGEMDADQLAETTMDVRHRMLRRIRVEDAEAAEHAFALLMGSEVAPRKDFIIEGAAQLDQDRIDA, from the coding sequence GACGAGGCCCTCGCGGGCTACGGCCAGGAGATCACCGTGGTCCTCCACGCGGACGGCGCGGTCGAGGTCCACGACGACGGACGCGGCATCCCCATCGACGTCGAGCCCCGCACCGGGCTGCCCGGCGTCGAGGTCGTGTTCACGAAGCTGCACGCGGGCGGGAAGTTCGGCGGCGGCTCCTACAGCGCCTCCGGCGGCCTGCACGGCGTGGGCGCCTCGGTGGTCAACGCCCTCTCGGCCCGCCTCGACGTCCAGGTCGACCGCGGCGGGAAGACCTACCAGATGTCCTTCCGCCACGGCGAGCCGGGCCGCTTCCTCGACAAGGGCCGGCCCTCCCCGCACGCGGAGTTCGCGCCGTTCACGGAGGGCTCCGAGCTCGACGTCGTCGGCCGGGCCAAGCGCGGGGTCACGGGCACCCGCATCCGCTACTGGGCGGACGAGCAGATCTTCACCGCGGACGCCCGGTTCAGCTACGAGGACCTCGCCCGGCGCGCCCGCCAGACCTCCTTCCTGATCCCGGGGCTGCGCATCACCGTCCGGGACCAGCGCGGGCTGCCGGGCACCCCGGGGGAGTTCGGCGTGCACGAGGAGGTCTTCCAGCACGACGGCGGGATCGCCGAGTTCGTCGACCACCTCGCCGTGGACAGCCCCGTCACCGACGTCTGGCGCCTGCACGGGGAGGGCCGGTTCAAGGAGACCGTGCCCGTCCTCGACGACACCGGCCGGTCCCGGCTCACGGAGGTCGAGCGCACCTGCGAGGTGGACCTCGCCGTGCGCTGGGGCATCGGCTACGACACCACGGTGCGCTCCTTCGTGAACATCATCGCGACCCCCAAGGGCGGCACCCACCAGGCCGGCTTCGAGGCCGCGCTGCTGAAGACGTTCCGCAAGCAGGTCGAGGCCAACGCCCGGCGGCTGAAGGCGGGCACCGACAAGGTCGAGAAGGACGACGTCCTGGCCGGGCTCACCGCGGTGCTCACCGTGCGCCTGGCGGAGCCGCAGTTCGAGGGCCAGACCAAGGAGGTCCTCGGCACCCCGGCGGTGCGCCAGATCGTGGCGCGCGTGGTGGAGAAGGAGCTCACGGCCCGGCTCACCGCCACCTCCCGGCACGGCAAGCAGCAGGCGGGGGCGCTGCTGGAGAAGGTCGTGGCCGAGATGAAGTCGCGCATCTCCGCGCGCGTGCACAAGGAGACCCAGCGGCGCAAGAACGCGCTGGAGACCTCTTCGATGCCCGCCAAGCTCGTGGAGTGCCGCTCGACCGACGTCGAGCGCTCCGAGCTGTTCATCGTCGAGGGCGACTCCGCGCTCGGCACGGCCCGGCTGGCCCGGTCCTCGAACCACCAGGCGCTGCTGCCGATCCGCGGCAAGATCCTCAACGTGCAGAAGGCCTCGATCACCGACATGCTCGCCAACACCGAGTGCGCCGCGCTGATCCAGGTCATCGGCGCGGGCTCCGGGCGCACCTTCGACCTCTCCGCCGCCCGCTACGGCAAGGTCATCATGATGACCGACGCCGACGTCGACGGCGCCCACATCCGCACCCTCCTCCTGACCCTGTTCTACCGGTACATGCGCCCGCTCGTGGAGGCCGGCCGGGTCTACGCGGCGGTCCCGCCCCTGCACCGGGTCGAGGTGGTCAACCCCGGCGGGAAGGCCAACGAGATGGTCTACACCTACTCGGAGCGCGAGCTCGACGGGCTGCTGGCGCGCCTGGAGCGGGAGGGCCGCCGCTACAGGGAGCCCATCCAGCGCTACAAGGGCCTGGGCGAGATGGACGCCGACCAGCTCGCCGAGACGACGATGGACGTGCGCCACCGCATGCTGCGCCGGATCCGGGTCGAGGACGCCGAGGCCGCCGAGCACGCCTTCGCGCTGCTCATGGGCTCCGAGGTGGCCCCGCGCAAGGACTTCATCATCGAGGGCGCCGCGCAGCTGGACCAGGACCGCATCGACGCCTGA
- a CDS encoding malate dehydrogenase: MSTSSPARPVTVTVTGAAGQIGYATVFRAAAGDLLGPGTPVRLHLLELPQARRAAEGTALELQDGAFPLLEGVEVFDDPAAAFEGASVGLLIGSRPRGPGMERADLLEANAGIFSVQGRAINAGAAEDFRAVVVGNPANTNALIAASHAPDVPRERFTALTRLDHHRAVAQLAAATGARTAEVDGVAIWGNHSATQYPDLTHATVGGRPALEVLAAAGHDRDWVAGTFIPRVARRGAEIIEVRGGSSVASAAHATLCHVRDWVLGTPQGSWTSMAVASDGSYGVPEELVSSFPVTCRNGAATVVPGLELDAFSRERVERSVQELAEERAAVAALGLLGPRG, from the coding sequence ATGAGCACCTCCTCGCCCGCCCGCCCCGTGACCGTGACCGTGACCGGCGCCGCCGGGCAGATCGGCTACGCCACCGTCTTCCGAGCCGCCGCCGGGGACCTGCTCGGCCCCGGCACCCCCGTGCGCCTGCACCTGCTGGAGCTGCCGCAGGCCCGCCGCGCGGCCGAGGGCACGGCCCTCGAGCTGCAGGACGGCGCGTTCCCGCTCCTGGAGGGCGTGGAGGTCTTCGACGACCCGGCGGCGGCCTTCGAGGGGGCCTCCGTGGGGCTGCTCATCGGCTCCCGCCCGCGCGGGCCGGGCATGGAGCGGGCGGACCTGCTCGAGGCCAACGCCGGGATCTTCTCCGTCCAGGGGCGGGCGATCAACGCCGGCGCGGCCGAGGACTTCCGCGCGGTGGTGGTCGGCAACCCGGCGAACACCAACGCGCTCATCGCCGCGTCCCACGCCCCGGACGTGCCGCGCGAGCGCTTCACGGCCCTCACCCGCCTGGACCACCACCGGGCGGTCGCCCAGCTGGCCGCCGCGACCGGGGCGCGCACGGCCGAGGTCGACGGCGTGGCGATCTGGGGCAACCACTCGGCCACCCAGTACCCCGACCTCACCCACGCCACGGTCGGGGGCCGGCCCGCCCTCGAGGTCCTCGCCGCGGCGGGCCACGACCGGGACTGGGTCGCGGGCACGTTCATCCCGCGGGTGGCCCGCCGGGGCGCCGAGATCATCGAGGTGCGCGGGGGCTCCTCGGTCGCCTCCGCCGCCCACGCGACCCTGTGCCACGTCCGGGACTGGGTGCTCGGCACCCCCCAGGGCTCCTGGACGTCCATGGCCGTGGCCTCCGACGGCTCCTACGGGGTGCCCGAGGAGCTGGTCAGCTCCTTCCCGGTGACCTGCCGGAACGGGGCGGCCACCGTGGTGCCGGGGCTGGAGCTGGACGCGTTCTCCCGCGAGCGGGTGGAGCGCTCCGTGCAGGAGCTCGCCGAGGAGCGCGCGGCCGTCGCCGCCCTGGGGCTGCTGGGCCCGCGCGGCTGA
- a CDS encoding DNA gyrase/topoisomerase IV subunit A, whose amino-acid sequence MARRRASTRPSPADELPADFRENIVDIDVTSEMRTSFLEYSYSVIYSRALPDARDGLKPVQRRILFMMDRMGLRPDRGHVKSARVVGEVMGKLHPHGDSAIYDAMVRLAQPFAMRLPLVDGHGNFGSVDDGPAASRYTEARMAPAALALTADLDEDVVDFVPNYDNQFSQPGVLPAAYPNLLVNGSSGIAVGMATNMAPHNLREVVAAARHLVEHPEATLEELIRFVPGPDLPSGGRIVGLDGIKDAYRTGRGSFRTRAKVSIEQVTPRKQGIVVTELPYMVGPEKVTEKIKEAVQAKKLQGVSDVVDLTDRRNGLRLVIELKNGFNPQAVLQQLYKHTPMEDSFGINNVALVDGQPRTMGLLELLQVYVEHRLSVVRRRTGFRLGKKRDRLHLVEGLLVAILDIDEVIRIVRDSDETAVARDRLVEAFGLSRTQAEHILELRLRQLTKFSRVELEQEQERLRREIGELEEVLASDARLRALVSAELAEVAAAHGDDRRTELLEAEALPGPAAAVLPEPGRRAGAGLALEIADDPCWVLLSTSGQLARTSVQVPLVDPPRRVKHDALTSAVRATARGEIGALTSAGRMVRVQVMDVPVLTAFEGTPKLGDGVPVKDFLTLARGERLVGLAPLGAVLALGTRRGVVKRVNPDHPLNREDWEVIGLKDGDEVVGLAESAADDDALVLISREGKLLHFPAGSVRPQGRTAGGVAGMKLSPGDEVVFFGVVRAADETPVVVTVARAGEVLPGMSPYSVKVTPFAEYPPKGRATGGVRAHRFLKGETGLVLAWAGHGPAKAVSATGVARALPVEHGRRDGSGVPLEQVIDAVGPAYG is encoded by the coding sequence ATGGCCCGCCGCCGTGCGTCCACCCGCCCGTCCCCCGCGGACGAGCTGCCCGCCGACTTCCGGGAGAACATCGTCGACATCGACGTGACCTCCGAGATGCGCACGAGCTTCCTCGAGTACTCGTACTCGGTGATCTACTCCCGCGCCCTGCCCGACGCCCGCGACGGGCTCAAGCCCGTGCAGCGGCGCATCCTGTTCATGATGGACCGGATGGGCCTGCGTCCGGACCGCGGCCACGTCAAGAGCGCGCGCGTGGTGGGCGAGGTGATGGGCAAGCTGCACCCGCACGGGGACTCCGCGATCTACGACGCCATGGTCCGCCTCGCCCAGCCGTTCGCGATGCGCCTGCCCCTCGTGGACGGGCACGGCAACTTCGGCTCGGTCGACGACGGCCCCGCCGCGTCCCGGTACACCGAGGCGCGCATGGCCCCGGCCGCGCTGGCGCTCACGGCCGACCTCGACGAGGACGTCGTGGACTTCGTGCCCAACTACGACAACCAGTTCTCCCAGCCGGGGGTGCTGCCGGCCGCCTACCCGAACCTGCTCGTCAACGGCTCCTCCGGGATCGCCGTGGGCATGGCCACGAACATGGCCCCGCACAACCTGCGGGAAGTCGTCGCCGCGGCCCGCCACCTCGTGGAGCACCCCGAGGCCACGCTCGAGGAGCTCATCCGCTTCGTCCCGGGCCCGGACCTGCCCTCGGGCGGGCGGATCGTGGGCCTCGACGGGATCAAGGACGCCTACCGCACCGGCCGGGGCTCGTTCAGGACGCGGGCGAAGGTCTCGATCGAGCAGGTCACCCCGCGCAAGCAGGGCATCGTGGTCACCGAGCTGCCCTACATGGTGGGTCCCGAGAAGGTGACGGAGAAGATCAAGGAGGCCGTGCAGGCGAAGAAGCTGCAGGGCGTCTCCGACGTCGTGGACCTCACCGACCGTCGCAACGGGCTGCGGCTCGTAATCGAGCTCAAGAACGGCTTCAACCCCCAGGCCGTGCTCCAGCAGCTGTACAAGCACACCCCCATGGAGGACTCCTTCGGGATCAACAACGTGGCGCTGGTCGACGGCCAGCCGCGCACCATGGGTCTGCTGGAGCTGCTGCAGGTCTACGTCGAGCACCGCCTGTCCGTGGTGCGCCGGCGCACCGGCTTCCGCCTCGGGAAGAAGCGCGACCGCCTCCACCTCGTCGAGGGGCTGCTCGTCGCGATCCTGGACATCGACGAGGTGATCCGGATCGTGCGGGACTCCGACGAGACCGCCGTGGCCCGCGACCGGCTCGTCGAGGCCTTCGGGCTGAGCCGGACCCAGGCCGAGCACATCCTCGAGCTGCGGCTGCGGCAGCTCACGAAGTTCTCCCGCGTCGAGCTCGAGCAGGAGCAGGAGCGGCTGCGCCGGGAGATCGGCGAGCTCGAGGAGGTCCTCGCCTCCGACGCCCGGCTGCGCGCGCTGGTCTCCGCCGAGCTCGCCGAGGTCGCCGCGGCCCACGGCGACGACCGGCGCACCGAGCTGCTGGAGGCCGAGGCCCTGCCCGGTCCGGCCGCGGCCGTCCTGCCGGAGCCGGGCCGGCGCGCCGGCGCGGGCCTGGCCCTGGAGATCGCCGACGACCCGTGCTGGGTGCTGCTGTCCACCTCCGGGCAGCTGGCCCGGACCTCCGTGCAGGTCCCGCTCGTGGACCCCCCGCGGCGGGTCAAGCACGACGCCCTGACCTCCGCGGTGCGCGCCACCGCCCGCGGCGAGATCGGGGCGCTGACCTCGGCCGGGCGGATGGTGCGCGTGCAGGTGATGGACGTGCCCGTGCTGACGGCCTTCGAGGGGACCCCGAAGCTCGGCGACGGCGTGCCCGTCAAGGACTTCCTCACCCTGGCCCGGGGCGAGCGGCTCGTGGGCCTGGCCCCGCTGGGCGCGGTCCTGGCCCTGGGCACCCGCCGCGGCGTCGTGAAGCGGGTCAACCCCGACCACCCGCTCAACCGGGAGGACTGGGAGGTCATCGGCCTCAAGGACGGCGACGAGGTCGTGGGCCTGGCCGAGTCCGCCGCCGACGACGACGCGCTGGTGCTGATCAGCCGGGAGGGCAAGCTGCTGCACTTCCCGGCGGGCTCGGTGCGCCCGCAGGGCCGCACCGCGGGCGGGGTCGCGGGGATGAAGCTCTCCCCCGGCGACGAGGTCGTGTTCTTCGGCGTCGTGCGCGCCGCGGACGAGACGCCCGTGGTCGTGACGGTCGCCCGCGCCGGCGAGGTGCTGCCCGGGATGTCGCCGTACTCCGTGAAGGTCACCCCGTTCGCGGAGTACCCGCCCAAGGGCCGGGCCACCGGCGGGGTGCGGGCCCACCGCTTCCTCAAGGGTGAGACCGGCCTCGTGCTGGCCTGGGCCGGCCACGGCCCGGCCAAGGCCGTCTCCGCCACCGGGGTGGCGCGGGCGCTGCCCGTCGAGCACGGGCGCCGGGACGGCTCCGGCGTGCCGCTGGAGCAGGTGATCGACGCCGTCGGCCCGGCCTACGGCTGA
- a CDS encoding GNAT family N-acetyltransferase — MVPETADTETTGRYPEYWEADVILRDGATAHLRPISPADRDALRRFHESQSENSIYLRFFSYKPTLSARELDRFTVVDHRDRVCFVLLLGERIIGVGRYDRTHDPHDAEVAFMISDAHQGRGIGSILLEHLAAAARENGIDHFSAEVLPENRKMLHVFAEAGYELTRRFDDGVVVVGFDIDPTEKSLAVMAAREHRAEARSIADLVSPSSIAVIGASRDPGQAGRMVVEHLIGSGFTGRLFGISPTPFEREGMVHATAIAEVPERVDLAVVAVPVDQVADVVDQCGAAGVHAVVVVTGGYAEAGAEGRARQRELVRRARSHGMRVVGPASLGLYRTGPAHRFNASVLPVLPPDGTLGLFSQSGAVGTMLHAAAVRHGVGVSTHLSAGNRADVSGNDMMQYWEDDDATHACGLYLQSVGNPRKFSRIARRLSLHKPVIVAKSEVTGLRLPPGHTGRTTQAPPGALDAMFRQAGVIRAESSEQLMDVAGIVTGQPLPAGGRTGLVSNALALGQLMEDRCMQLGLEVAAVEAGVVTGAGGPEALEALRATADRVLRGADALVVTLMPVPGATREEIAGTVGRVAREHGRPAVVVFTGSTEPGAISAVHHGPDGLTVPCFDSPGAALRALAKAVDYARWRAQDQGVHAGPEGVDREAAETFVEELAPRVPGDGLLELDPGQAARLLGTYGIEVLPSVRFTDTDEAVAAAERIGWPVVLKTTDPNLRHRLDLGGVQLNIQDAAQLRAAVATMRAALAAYGSFDLEVQRMAPPGQAVVLRAIEDPLIGPVVSFGMAGDAVNLLEDWAHRVPPLTDQDITRMVREPKAARKLFGLQGVPAVDVNRLEDLISRVALLKDRHPEIARVQLNPVLLSTGSLTVLGASVGLGNPQQRTDSARRAMRS, encoded by the coding sequence ATGGTTCCAGAGACCGCGGACACGGAGACCACCGGCCGGTACCCCGAGTACTGGGAGGCCGACGTGATCCTGCGCGACGGCGCCACGGCGCACCTGCGCCCCATCTCGCCGGCGGACAGGGACGCCCTCCGCCGCTTCCACGAGTCGCAGTCCGAGAACAGCATCTACCTGCGCTTCTTCTCCTACAAGCCGACCCTCAGCGCCCGGGAGCTGGACCGGTTCACGGTGGTCGACCACCGCGACCGGGTGTGCTTCGTGCTGCTGCTGGGGGAGCGGATCATCGGGGTGGGCCGCTACGACCGCACCCACGACCCGCACGACGCCGAGGTCGCGTTCATGATCTCCGACGCCCACCAGGGGCGCGGGATCGGCTCCATCCTCCTCGAGCACCTGGCCGCGGCGGCCCGGGAGAACGGCATCGACCACTTCTCCGCCGAGGTGCTGCCCGAGAACCGCAAGATGCTCCACGTCTTCGCGGAGGCCGGCTACGAGCTGACCCGCCGCTTCGACGACGGCGTGGTCGTGGTCGGCTTCGACATCGACCCCACCGAGAAGTCCCTGGCCGTGATGGCCGCCCGCGAGCACCGGGCCGAGGCCCGCTCGATCGCCGACCTCGTCAGCCCCTCCTCGATCGCGGTGATCGGCGCGTCCCGCGACCCCGGCCAGGCCGGGCGGATGGTCGTGGAGCACCTGATCGGCTCCGGCTTCACCGGCCGGCTGTTCGGAATCAGCCCCACGCCCTTCGAGCGGGAGGGGATGGTGCACGCCACGGCCATCGCCGAGGTCCCCGAGCGGGTCGACCTGGCCGTGGTGGCCGTGCCCGTGGACCAGGTCGCCGACGTCGTCGACCAGTGCGGGGCCGCCGGGGTGCACGCCGTCGTCGTCGTCACGGGCGGCTACGCCGAGGCCGGGGCCGAGGGCCGGGCCCGGCAGCGGGAGCTCGTGCGCCGGGCCCGCTCCCACGGGATGCGCGTGGTCGGGCCCGCCAGCCTGGGCCTGTACCGCACCGGTCCCGCCCACCGCTTCAACGCCTCGGTGCTGCCCGTCCTCCCGCCCGACGGCACCCTGGGGCTGTTCAGCCAGTCCGGGGCGGTGGGCACGATGCTGCACGCGGCGGCCGTGCGCCACGGGGTGGGCGTGTCCACCCACCTGTCCGCGGGCAACCGGGCGGACGTCTCGGGCAACGACATGATGCAGTACTGGGAGGACGACGACGCCACCCACGCCTGCGGGCTCTACCTGCAGTCGGTCGGCAACCCGCGCAAGTTCTCGCGCATCGCCCGGCGGCTGTCGCTGCACAAGCCGGTGATCGTGGCCAAGAGCGAGGTCACCGGCCTGCGCCTGCCGCCCGGCCACACCGGGCGCACCACCCAGGCGCCCCCCGGCGCGCTCGACGCGATGTTCCGCCAGGCCGGGGTGATCCGCGCCGAGAGCAGCGAGCAGCTGATGGACGTGGCCGGGATCGTCACCGGCCAGCCGCTGCCCGCCGGGGGGCGCACGGGCCTGGTCTCCAACGCCCTGGCCCTGGGCCAGCTCATGGAGGACCGCTGCATGCAGCTGGGCCTGGAGGTCGCCGCGGTCGAGGCGGGGGTCGTGACCGGCGCCGGCGGGCCCGAGGCCCTCGAGGCCCTGCGCGCCACCGCCGACCGGGTCCTGCGCGGGGCCGACGCCCTCGTGGTGACGCTGATGCCCGTGCCGGGCGCGACCCGGGAGGAGATCGCCGGGACCGTCGGGCGGGTCGCCCGGGAGCACGGGCGCCCCGCCGTCGTCGTGTTCACCGGCAGCACCGAGCCGGGGGCGATCTCCGCGGTCCACCACGGCCCCGACGGGCTGACCGTGCCCTGCTTCGACTCCCCGGGGGCGGCCCTGCGCGCGCTGGCCAAGGCCGTGGACTACGCCCGCTGGCGGGCCCAGGACCAGGGCGTGCACGCCGGCCCGGAGGGCGTGGACCGCGAGGCCGCCGAGACCTTCGTCGAGGAGCTGGCACCCCGGGTGCCCGGTGACGGGCTGCTGGAGCTCGACCCCGGGCAGGCCGCGCGGCTGCTGGGCACCTACGGCATCGAGGTCCTGCCCAGCGTGCGCTTCACCGACACGGACGAGGCCGTGGCCGCCGCCGAGCGGATCGGCTGGCCCGTGGTGCTCAAGACCACCGACCCCAACCTGCGCCACCGCCTGGACCTCGGCGGGGTGCAGCTGAACATCCAGGACGCCGCGCAGCTGCGCGCGGCGGTGGCCACGATGCGCGCGGCGCTCGCCGCCTACGGCTCCTTCGACCTCGAGGTCCAGCGGATGGCCCCGCCCGGGCAGGCGGTGGTGCTGCGCGCGATCGAGGACCCGCTGATCGGCCCGGTCGTCTCCTTCGGGATGGCCGGGGACGCCGTGAACCTGCTCGAGGACTGGGCCCACCGGGTGCCCCCGCTGACCGACCAGGACATCACCCGCATGGTGCGCGAGCCCAAGGCCGCGCGCAAGCTCTTCGGCCTCCAGGGCGTGCCCGCCGTGGACGTGAACCGGCTCGAGGACCTCATCAGCCGCGTGGCCCTGCTCAAGGACCGGCACCCCGAGATCGCGCGGGTACAGCTGAACCCGGTGCTGCTGTCTACCGGGTCGCTGACCGTGCTCGGCGCGTCGGTCGGGCTCGGCAACCCCCAGCAGCGGACGGACAGCGCGCGCCGGGCCATGCGCAGCTAG
- a CDS encoding serine/threonine-protein kinase yields MADTIAGRYTLIDPIARGGSGSVWRAWDGRLHQLCAAKVLRQRDSADLLRFAREQSVKLDHPHVLAPYGWAAEDAHVVLAMPLVHGGTLESALQDNGAASPELVEEVLAQLLQALQFVHAQGWVHRDVKPANLMLESTGTGRPHVLLSDFGIAVRVEDARLTRTGTLVGTPGYLPPEAYELADPDPAQDLYAAGVTALRMLDPSLEPPEELGPADARRVVGRPGDLAEHLAALLTPDPAQRRRAAVSVLHALTDAAARRRFDPARTRDGEPFEVFDVLEPLPVPWARRVAAAAAGTPLPEPAAEEPRAEEPPGAPAGRDPAPGDGPDTGQAGAAPTGAPQPGAGPATGEGPVTGSSAGPAGTGRAPDGPGRPGGPPARTGPVPEGPVTPAAVAATATLEREPPARPRRAPRRGAAGGVLLALITLTLLLGAWLLVEQGGSGRPAAPDPTAPAPTPAAPETPGEEDPYVLERVCEDRGGGVEECSFRAR; encoded by the coding sequence GTGGCCGACACCATCGCCGGGCGGTACACGCTCATCGACCCCATCGCCCGCGGGGGCAGCGGGTCCGTGTGGCGCGCCTGGGACGGGCGGCTGCACCAGCTGTGCGCCGCGAAGGTGCTGCGCCAGCGCGACTCCGCCGACCTGCTGCGCTTCGCCCGGGAGCAGTCGGTGAAGCTCGACCACCCGCACGTGCTCGCCCCCTACGGGTGGGCCGCCGAGGACGCCCACGTGGTGCTGGCCATGCCCCTGGTGCACGGGGGCACCCTCGAGTCCGCGCTGCAGGACAACGGCGCCGCCTCGCCCGAGCTCGTCGAGGAGGTCCTCGCCCAGCTGCTGCAGGCGCTGCAGTTCGTGCACGCCCAGGGGTGGGTCCACCGGGACGTGAAGCCCGCCAACCTCATGCTCGAGAGCACCGGCACGGGACGACCGCACGTGCTGCTGTCCGACTTCGGCATCGCCGTGCGGGTCGAGGACGCCCGGCTCACCCGCACCGGCACGCTCGTGGGCACCCCCGGCTACCTCCCGCCGGAGGCCTACGAGCTCGCGGACCCGGATCCCGCCCAGGACCTCTACGCGGCCGGGGTCACCGCCCTGCGCATGCTCGACCCCTCGCTCGAGCCGCCGGAGGAACTCGGGCCGGCCGACGCCCGGCGGGTCGTGGGCCGGCCCGGAGACCTCGCCGAGCACCTGGCGGCGCTGCTGACCCCGGACCCCGCCCAGCGCCGGCGCGCGGCCGTGAGCGTGCTGCACGCGCTGACGGACGCCGCCGCCCGGCGCCGCTTCGACCCCGCCCGCACCCGCGACGGGGAGCCCTTCGAGGTCTTCGACGTCCTCGAGCCGCTGCCCGTCCCGTGGGCGCGGCGCGTCGCGGCCGCCGCGGCCGGCACACCGCTGCCCGAACCGGCCGCGGAGGAACCCCGGGCGGAGGAGCCGCCCGGGGCCCCGGCCGGCCGGGATCCCGCCCCCGGGGACGGGCCCGACACCGGGCAGGCCGGCGCGGCACCGACCGGCGCGCCGCAGCCCGGGGCGGGGCCCGCGACGGGGGAGGGCCCCGTGACCGGGAGCTCCGCGGGGCCCGCCGGGACCGGACGGGCCCCCGACGGTCCCGGGCGCCCCGGCGGCCCCCCGGCCCGCACCGGCCCGGTCCCGGAGGGGCCCGTCACCCCCGCGGCCGTGGCGGCCACCGCGACCCTCGAGCGGGAGCCCCCCGCCCGTCCCCGCAGGGCCCCCCGCCGCGGCGCGGCGGGGGGAGTGCTGCTGGCGCTGATCACCCTCACCCTGCTGCTGGGCGCGTGGCTGCTCGTCGAGCAGGGCGGGTCCGGGCGGCCGGCGGCCCCGGACCCGACGGCGCCGGCCCCCACTCCGGCCGCGCCGGAGACGCCGGGGGAGGAGGACCCCTACGTCCTGGAGCGGGTGTGCGAGGACCGCGGCGGCGGCGTGGAGGAGTGCTCCTTCCGCGCCCGGTGA
- a CDS encoding DUF5998 family protein, which yields MTYSGERGQRLVDDINKAGFYPQLVIDVVQDSLDGRSPVSHLVQLETHLDRTEVHRHITALVLAEDVLHVTHVDDEEFDENGRDVVARVSTETVGISQIRSVTLSYSYYQPANYRPDSPISEVTLAIAWTGTLHVDLTPAVCDDPQCQADHGYTGTAAREDIVLRISAEADGPAAVEGAREFARTLRRANLAPLTNGAQIAQPVHARTPAPRRGPTATPRTRFTDRFTGRDGGAAR from the coding sequence ATGACGTATTCAGGTGAGCGCGGCCAGCGGCTGGTCGACGACATCAACAAGGCCGGGTTCTACCCCCAGCTGGTGATCGACGTGGTGCAGGACTCCCTCGACGGGCGGTCCCCGGTCTCCCACCTCGTGCAGCTCGAGACCCACCTCGACCGCACCGAGGTGCACCGCCACATCACGGCGCTCGTGCTCGCCGAGGACGTCCTGCACGTCACCCACGTGGACGACGAGGAGTTCGACGAGAACGGCCGCGACGTGGTGGCGCGCGTGTCCACCGAGACGGTGGGCATCTCGCAGATCCGCTCGGTGACCCTCAGCTACTCCTACTACCAGCCGGCCAACTACCGCCCCGACAGCCCGATCTCCGAGGTGACGCTCGCCATCGCGTGGACGGGCACCCTGCACGTGGACCTGACCCCCGCGGTGTGCGACGACCCGCAGTGCCAGGCCGACCACGGCTACACGGGCACCGCCGCCCGCGAGGACATCGTCCTGCGGATCAGCGCGGAGGCCGACGGCCCGGCCGCGGTCGAGGGCGCCCGCGAGTTCGCCCGCACGCTGCGCCGGGCGAACCTGGCCCCGCTGACCAACGGCGCCCAGATCGCCCAGCCCGTCCACGCCCGCACGCCCGCGCCCCGCCGGGGCCCCACGGCCACCCCGCGGACCCGCTTCACCGACCGGTTCACCGGCCGGGACGGCGGCGCCGCCCGATGA